A window of Clostridiaceae bacterium contains these coding sequences:
- the splB gene encoding spore photoproduct lyase, translated as MFIPKRIIFEKDAFEYDMAKDIYDKFKDKPGTEIIRLTSNRFKEHIPGEDLYSKYREGKRTLIVGVRKGLKFQTCKPSAHYQLPLVSGCMGQCEYCYLNNMLGDKPFTKVYANIDDILDQAEKYIEERLPGITIFEGAATSDPVPVEPYTHSLEKAINFFSKTENGRFRFVTKYNDIDSLLNIEHNYHTEIRFSINTSAIINKYEKITASRDKRIEASMKAAQAGYPVGFLIAPVLIYPNWKEEYLDLLIRLRDKLPDNLKFPVTFEVISHRYTTTAKNSILQIFPETDLPMENEYRMFKYGQFGYGKYVYSNESINEIKQFFTEKIDELFDNKEVKYII; from the coding sequence ATGTTTATACCAAAAAGAATCATATTTGAAAAGGACGCATTTGAATATGATATGGCCAAAGATATTTATGACAAATTTAAGGATAAGCCCGGAACCGAAATTATACGCTTAACTTCCAACAGGTTTAAAGAACATATTCCTGGTGAGGATTTATATTCCAAGTACAGGGAAGGAAAAAGAACATTAATTGTTGGAGTCAGAAAAGGCCTGAAATTTCAAACGTGCAAACCATCAGCCCACTATCAGCTTCCATTGGTATCAGGATGCATGGGCCAATGTGAATATTGCTACTTAAATAATATGTTAGGAGACAAGCCTTTCACAAAAGTTTATGCGAATATTGATGATATTCTTGACCAGGCTGAAAAGTATATTGAAGAAAGATTACCTGGCATAACTATATTTGAAGGAGCTGCCACATCCGATCCGGTACCTGTGGAACCTTATACTCATTCCTTGGAAAAGGCCATAAATTTTTTCAGTAAAACTGAAAATGGCAGGTTTAGATTTGTGACAAAATATAATGATATAGATTCTCTTCTTAATATTGAACATAATTATCATACAGAAATAAGGTTTAGTATCAATACTTCTGCAATAATAAATAAATATGAGAAAATTACCGCATCCCGTGATAAAAGGATAGAGGCAAGTATGAAAGCAGCTCAGGCAGGATATCCTGTAGGATTTTTAATTGCGCCGGTATTAATTTATCCTAACTGGAAAGAGGAGTACCTTGATCTTTTGATCCGGTTAAGAGATAAACTGCCTGATAATTTAAAATTTCCCGTGACCTTTGAGGTTATATCCCATCGGTATACTACAACTGCTAAAAACAGTATTCTGCAGATATTTCCTGAAACTGACCTCCCAATGGAAAATGAATACCGTATGTTTAAATATGGACAATTTGGCTATGGGAAGTATGTATATTCGAATGAAAGCATAAATGAAATCAAGCAATTTTTTACAGAAAAAATAGATGAACTGTTTGATAATAAGGAAGTAAAATATATTATATGA
- a CDS encoding MATE family efflux transporter, protein MFKTGQALNGIFHDKEFYFKMLKLSLPVMIQNLILSFLNMIDTVMVGKLGETEIAAVGIANQYFFFFNMFLIGVCAGCSVFIAQYWGKRDITNIKRILGVGLVSTTVVSLAFMILGFFKPQEIIALFNKDSEVIDLGSRYLKVVLASYIFTGITFMYNFSLRSVGNAVQPMVISFIALLCNAFLNYVFIFGKFGAPVMGVGGAALATVIARVIETTVLVVSIYYSRGVLAASIKELTDINLNYIKRAYQTILPVILNDTCWGLASLVYSAVYGRMGTQAVASIQICNTIFNLFMVAAFGLSSATAVMVGNSIGAGEEELGRDYARRYIILSVLVGVLLGLSIAVASPLMLGFFNVSETVKRSSQAILYISSVTFFIRVLDVILIVGILRGGGDATRALIIEGATMWFIGVPLSIIGAFVLRLPVHGVYALTILEEIAKCILSIMRVKSGKWINDVT, encoded by the coding sequence ATGTTTAAGACGGGACAAGCACTTAATGGTATTTTTCATGATAAAGAGTTTTATTTTAAAATGTTAAAATTATCGCTGCCGGTAATGATTCAAAATTTAATATTATCTTTCTTAAATATGATAGATACTGTAATGGTGGGAAAACTAGGAGAGACTGAGATTGCTGCAGTCGGAATTGCAAATCAATATTTCTTTTTCTTTAATATGTTTTTGATAGGGGTATGCGCCGGATGCAGTGTATTTATAGCTCAATACTGGGGAAAAAGAGATATAACCAATATAAAAAGGATACTGGGAGTAGGACTGGTATCTACCACTGTTGTTTCCTTAGCATTTATGATTTTAGGATTCTTTAAACCTCAAGAAATTATTGCTTTATTTAATAAGGATAGTGAAGTTATTGATTTGGGCAGCAGATATTTAAAAGTTGTATTGGCAAGTTATATATTTACAGGAATAACATTTATGTATAATTTCTCATTAAGATCCGTTGGAAATGCGGTCCAACCAATGGTAATTAGCTTTATAGCCCTGCTATGCAATGCTTTCTTAAATTATGTATTTATATTCGGCAAATTTGGAGCACCGGTTATGGGAGTTGGCGGAGCTGCTCTTGCTACTGTAATTGCCAGAGTGATTGAAACAACAGTACTTGTTGTATCTATTTATTATAGCAGAGGAGTATTGGCTGCTTCAATTAAAGAACTAACTGATATTAATTTAAATTATATAAAAAGAGCATATCAAACAATATTACCGGTTATACTTAATGATACATGCTGGGGGCTGGCAAGCCTTGTTTATTCTGCAGTTTATGGGAGAATGGGCACCCAGGCGGTTGCCTCTATACAAATTTGCAATACTATTTTTAATCTGTTTATGGTTGCAGCCTTTGGGTTGTCCAGCGCTACTGCGGTTATGGTGGGGAATAGTATAGGAGCGGGGGAGGAGGAACTCGGCAGGGATTATGCCAGGAGGTATATCATACTTTCTGTATTAGTGGGAGTTTTGTTGGGTTTATCTATTGCTGTAGCTTCGCCCTTGATGCTTGGCTTTTTTAATGTTTCAGAAACAGTAAAAAGGTCTTCCCAGGCTATTTTATATATTTCATCCGTAACATTTTTTATTAGAGTGCTGGATGTTATCCTTATTGTTGGGATTTTACGTGGAGGCGGCGATGCCACACGGGCACTCATAATAGAAGGAGCTACCATGTGGTTTATTGGTGTCCCTTTATCTATTATAGGAGCTTTTGTTTTGAGGCTCCCGGTTCATGGAGTTTATGCATTAACTATACTTGAGGAAATAGCCAAATGTATACTAAGTATTATGAGGGTAAAATCAGGCAAGTGGATCAATGATGTAACTTAA
- a CDS encoding phospholipase, producing the protein MSILETIYDHSLKIVFGITNPIKKSIVKTHCEVHKFINTSALDILRNDKYLNEYNFFKHYISEINKGTVWADQDYKSTNHFYNPDKKRGLYGRKSAMDLGVDYYSKAINLWKNGEFNKSMFYLGAALHIIQDMTIPQHANIRLLDNHRQYENYVKYTFKKLSDFNVDKGSYLLDSIEKYIKFNSRVAIKIYKKFKPVQKDEDRFFLVTRCSLPLAKRTTAGAMVMFYSDISALKR; encoded by the coding sequence ATAAGTATTTTAGAAACCATATATGACCATTCTTTGAAAATAGTGTTTGGCATTACAAACCCTATTAAAAAATCAATAGTTAAAACACATTGCGAAGTCCATAAATTTATCAATACTTCTGCCTTGGATATTTTAAGAAATGATAAATATTTAAATGAATACAACTTTTTTAAACATTACATCTCAGAAATTAACAAGGGTACAGTATGGGCAGACCAGGATTATAAAAGCACAAACCATTTTTATAACCCTGATAAAAAAAGAGGGCTTTACGGAAGAAAAAGCGCAATGGATTTAGGAGTTGATTATTATTCAAAAGCCATTAATCTGTGGAAAAACGGTGAGTTTAATAAATCAATGTTCTATCTGGGTGCGGCTCTTCATATTATCCAGGATATGACCATTCCCCAACATGCCAATATTCGCCTATTGGACAATCATCGCCAGTATGAGAACTATGTGAAGTATACATTTAAAAAATTAAGTGATTTTAATGTAGATAAAGGATCTTACTTGTTAGACTCAATTGAAAAATACATAAAATTTAACTCCAGAGTTGCTATTAAAATCTATAAAAAATTCAAACCGGTCCAAAAGGATGAGGACAGATTTTTTCTTGTAACCAGATGTTCACTCCCTCTTGCAAAAAGAACCACTGCAGGCGCAATGGTTATGTTTTACAGTGATATATCCGCTCTCAAACGATAA
- the putP gene encoding sodium/proline symporter PutP → MDAGSVQIFIAMTLYIAVVIAIGIYYAKRASESSGNFLIGGRSLGPWVTAMAAEASDMSGWLLMGLPGVAYWYGLSDAAWTAIGLAIGTYLNWLLVAKRLRNYSHIAYDSITIPDFFSNRFKEDKKVILTISALFILVFFSVYAASCFVTVGKLFSTLFGTSYISMMILGAIFVVAYTFVGGFLAESASDFMQGLIMVFALAAVFITGIWKAGGISAIIENAKQIPGFLEFFGIAQPKIVDGIQQIGENGKPLFDQAGKYGFLTIISTMSWGLGYFGMPQVLLKFMAIKDPNNLKMSRRIATVWVIISLAASVAIGIIGRVLFPDTYLTQGSAENIFILMSRSFFFPLLAGIVMAGILAATISSSDSYLLIAASSFSKNIYHGIMKKDASDKQVLRLTRITLIVISIIAMIIAMDENSVIFTVVSFAWAGFGATFGPIMLFSLFWKRTTRSGAIAGMLAGGGMVFIWKLFIKPLGGMFGIYELFPAFVISCIAIVIVSLLSREPSKEIQDEFELVKNYTA, encoded by the coding sequence ATGGATGCAGGTAGTGTACAGATTTTCATTGCAATGACCTTATACATAGCTGTAGTAATAGCTATAGGAATTTACTATGCAAAGAGAGCCAGTGAAAGCAGCGGTAATTTTCTAATTGGCGGCAGATCATTGGGGCCTTGGGTTACTGCCATGGCTGCTGAGGCTTCGGATATGAGCGGTTGGCTGCTGATGGGACTTCCCGGCGTTGCCTATTGGTATGGCTTAAGTGATGCGGCCTGGACAGCAATTGGTTTGGCTATAGGTACATATTTAAATTGGCTGTTGGTGGCTAAAAGGCTTCGCAATTATTCACATATTGCCTATGATTCAATTACTATTCCTGATTTTTTCAGTAACAGGTTTAAAGAGGACAAAAAGGTAATTCTGACAATATCTGCGCTTTTCATTTTGGTATTTTTTAGCGTGTATGCGGCAAGTTGTTTTGTTACTGTAGGAAAACTTTTTAGTACTCTGTTCGGAACCAGCTATATAAGCATGATGATTTTAGGTGCAATATTTGTGGTTGCTTATACCTTTGTTGGAGGATTTTTAGCTGAAAGTGCCTCGGACTTTATGCAGGGGTTGATAATGGTCTTCGCTTTGGCTGCTGTATTTATAACCGGTATATGGAAAGCAGGAGGAATATCAGCAATCATCGAGAATGCAAAACAAATACCGGGATTTTTAGAATTTTTCGGAATTGCCCAACCGAAAATCGTAGATGGTATTCAGCAAATCGGGGAAAATGGAAAACCACTATTTGACCAGGCAGGGAAATATGGCTTTCTGACTATTATTTCTACGATGTCCTGGGGTTTAGGATATTTTGGCATGCCTCAGGTTTTACTAAAGTTCATGGCAATCAAAGATCCGAATAATCTCAAAATGTCCAGAAGAATTGCAACTGTATGGGTTATAATTTCACTTGCTGCTTCAGTTGCAATAGGTATAATAGGTAGGGTGCTATTCCCTGATACCTACCTCACACAAGGTTCAGCTGAAAATATTTTTATATTAATGTCCAGAAGTTTCTTCTTCCCGTTGTTGGCAGGTATTGTAATGGCAGGTATACTGGCAGCCACCATAAGTTCATCGGATTCATATCTGCTTATTGCAGCATCATCATTTTCAAAGAATATTTATCATGGAATTATGAAAAAGGATGCCAGTGATAAACAGGTTTTACGGCTGACCAGAATCACTTTAATAGTAATATCCATAATTGCTATGATAATTGCTATGGATGAAAACAGTGTAATTTTTACTGTAGTATCTTTTGCATGGGCAGGATTTGGTGCCACCTTCGGACCAATAATGCTTTTCTCGTTATTCTGGAAGAGAACTACCAGGTCAGGGGCAATTGCAGGAATGCTTGCAGGAGGAGGAATGGTCTTTATCTGGAAACTGTTTATTAAGCCATTGGGTGGAATGTTTGGAATTTATGAACTTTTCCCTGCATTTGTAATATCCTGTATTGCTATAGTAATAGTTTCCTTATTATCACGAGAACCATCCAAGGAGATACAGGATGAGTTTGAACTGGTAAAGAATTATACAGCTTGA